The nucleotide window AATGGAGAAAATGGACTTCCAATCATTATTCACTTGTGGCCATTCGCTCCTTAGGAGTACTCTATGACCGCCACCTGCTGTACAATATACATCTTGCATGATTAATGTATCTGcattgcaatagttttgtgagGAGGTATTCCGTTCTACCCCCAGAAagtcagagagagcgagagagaccgCTAAAGCACCACTATAATGCAGAGTTAAATAGGCCTACCATAAAATAcctagatttgtatttttttctggcaaacaatgcaaaaacattcTGTACTATTTAAATAATGGGAAAAAATATTTCTCAACAAAGTTTTACTTACTTTCTGTCTGCAATCTTTGTGTTTGTGAACTCTGGCTTTGTGTCTTTGTCCCATTCATCTGTCTTTGGTTGTTCGGAGAGATCCTGTCCACCTTCCAACACCTCATTAGGGTGTATTTTAGAGGGCCTGGACTTATCTACCTGCCTGAATTTCTGTTCTTTCTCCACTTACTCTTTCCTCATTTTGTTCACATCCATTCGTTTTACCTGCTCTGATCCCTTAATATGCAGTGCACTCAATCCCATTCTGAGTTTTGCATCAGctaattttacatttatcaagTCAACATTTCTACCACCCTCCATGTCCATCTCCTTCTGCTTCCCTCTTTGGCCCCCAGTGGTCTCCTAAGGGCACCACAGACACACAGGTGGGACACaggttattttttctaatttaaataaagttctttaatacacaatataaatgctcaaagtttaaataataagagttggtcatatacctttctctataagaaaagatcacaaacaaataagcttTCAAAAAAGCTGCGGATTCAGATGCAGAACAAGCAATAAAACGGAACAGAAACTGTCCTGAAAAGAGTATGTGAAAGtgtctaattatttttttataatttgtttgtcatcaATATAATAAAAATTTTACTTTGTGAAATACAAACATtctacattatattaattaatatatcattaaattgtatatataataatgatatgagctatcactgtttgaaaaaaagtgtacaatttacaagtttCCATTAATTTGTATAAGAAATGGTAAACgtttaggttactattgtaatatccattccctgatggagggaacgagacgctgtctcaaagaagcgacactaggcgtctctctctctgaacttgagaaaaggccaatgagaaattcgcagacagaatttgcatgtcccgcctccggacatacaggtataaaggaagggaaatgcatctgtccattcaggattttgccctgaggagccaagaatgaggttcggccataacagtggctcggttcagcatcgtggccgggaggacacaacgtctcgttccctccatcagggaacggaggttacaatagtaacctagacgttccccatctgtctctcactttgacgttgtgtcgaagaagtgacactaggggtccatatttaatcacgccatgcactgaaccgtttACGTGCGGGCAAGCACTtccgtgccaaagcgacaggccgtgtcagactgcacgtacccttccccaactccccataaaatcatcataaccttctggttcccagCACTtcgaacaaggcgacgtgccaagcatgggagcaagccgcgccttttctctctctatgtttctcacatagcgttaagatggccccagccgctttaactctatcacatacatcggggaaggcgttcctttccaactcctattctttcagggggaaaagacccagaggagaccacacctgccctggctaagggaggtaaagagtggtgaaatacatcacatgggttttcaggccacatgtggaaaatggcgcggtggtagatccttcCTGCTgaaagggaggagttgctacaacatggcgaccggggggcatgttcaagggagacgcgggtccgctcacaaggggaccataccgtgaaaaatacacacagggggattaatccacacagaggcccgtcctgtggagcacctattccagtacagagtagtttcagtactcatagtgggtctggtcagggaattcaactctcgggagtgggccaggataggtagttgagtatgcggatgcccacttcctttAGCTGGGCAAGTGctacctctgcgaccttcgtaaagacacgaggggacagggacatgttttgttttagggttttaaggtttacagcattacgtcatcaaggcaatgaagttgtaaaatttgatatCGCTTATAAACCTTTTCTCTATAAAGTTATATCAaattgaaatcatgttaacacattctttttacatcttgtgactaGATTTTAGAAACAGTGAACATGTTAAcatttacgaattggccccattcacttccattgtaagagcctcaatgGAACCCAAAGATTTGATTTATACCAAAAAGAATGGACAagtttgaatagtttttttttttgtgctaatcaacattatgccacaaatgctgttgattgagcttgacttttacagaacctggaatattccttttaaaatgggtaattgaattattgaaaaaaaaaaaaaaaaaaaagtggttaatTCATAATGATTAACTTGAGAGAGGATAATagtttaaaagtaaacatttgaaaaggaaaaaaaaacataacttttgttttttcatttttattattcaaaattCTTTCTTGAATCTATACATAATAGCATCCATTAAACCTAGTGAATCACACAGACATTATTGAGCCTCTCTCCTTTTCCACAAGGTTATATACAGTGTCTTCAATGACTTGAGAGGTGAAAACAAAGACTGGAATATTTACATGTTTGTACAGTCTCAAACAATAGCACACAAAATATCCATTAGTGTCAAACAAGCaaatcagagagaaagagaaagaaacaaaagTTCCAAAAGAACTTTCATTCTGCATAACAGTATGAACTGACAGGAGTAGCAGAGACTGGACGTGAACAGCTAGTTTCCCTCATCCAAATTTATTCTGCaaacaacattgagtgagtgacttTACTGCATTGCCAGAGGTGTGAAGTTCAGCCACCCTTCAGAGGAACACAATTCAGCGAATCAATACCCAATATCTCCCTATTTTCTCTGACGGTCGGTTAGCTGTGTTAGCACAACCTTTTTATAATTTacacaaatacaacttttaaacTTTCAGTTCAGTGGCATGGTTTTACAACAATCTCTAGGAGGGCCTCACCCttatttgtaaaacaaataatacaaaaagttgGTTAAAGTTTTTGTTTGGGTATAGCATAGAATTCTGTGCAATGCAATTACACTGGCATGAATAGTTAATTTGAAGCTTTCTAAACAACTTGTCAATAATACCATTGATCTCCATGAATATCAATCATCTATACAGCATACTGCAGTCATATTGGTATTctaattaatttacaaaacaaaagGGCCCAACCAAATGTGTTTGGGGAAACATGAGGATTAATATCGTCTCCTTTTAACAATAAAAGGTTAACAagtttatcaaaacatttatcAAAAAAACCTAGTTTATTGCAGCCAAATTGTGTACCCaaatatgttgtttactaatATAATGCTAAGTATAAGGCCAACCAACCTTATAGAAAGTTGAAAAAATGTGCACACAGAAAAAGTTGAAAATACAATCAAAAGCAAAGCTGATAGGTATTTTATAGTCTAGCTAACAAAATTGTTAGGTGACATGTGAGGTCCCCAAAATCTAATTTAGATTTTTCTGAGAAGTCACCTTACAAAGCTAaactaattattaataataaaaagaacactGGACAAAATATTAAGAAAGTATTAAAAGAAAAAGAGTGATATAAAAGAATAGGCATTGCAGACAACAGAGAGGACTGAACAACAAATTTAACTAGTTATTTTTAAATGGCATTACAATGTTTCATCTAATAATACCCTAATGCAAGGCAACTTTCTGTAAGACTAATAAGTTGTCTTAATGACTGTGGCGCATGGCCTGGCAAAGGTTTGTTTGGCACTACGAtggaaatattttatattaaattggtGTATAAAGTGGAGATAAGAATAATTGCAGCCAACTGTTAATTCTCTTATTTAGTAGAACAGACTCGTTTAAACAATAGACAGGAGGAAGGCAAACAAAGAGGAGGTATGTGTATATAACTGCGATCATTCTAGTTTACATATGATTGTGAAGTAGATTTGATTTGGTTTGGATAGAATAGTAAAGACACTGAAATAAAGGAGAAGGCAGAATGAAAAAAGGATACTCTGAAAAGAAAAATCAGTGCTTATCTATCTCTGTATGTGCTGTGTGCTTCATATGTAGTCCTATCCCATGTGGGATTTTAAGGGAACTTTTTCCAACAGAATTCCTTTTCAAAGCTTAAAGAGAGACACACTGAGCTTTCTGAAGCTTATCCTATTAAAATTAAAGGCTTCAGGTGAATCatcgtaaatatatatatttttcaaaataacaaacCTATTCCCATTTAAAATTATAATCATACACAAATGCATGACAACTTTTAACTGTAATGAAGAGGAAGAGTGAAAGAAGGAGATCAGTATCCAGACGTAACAGGACCTGAGGCTTAAATCAGAACTAGAATAGTGTTTTACACATATTTGGGCTGTGACCAGTAGTTTAAATATCTAAAAGGGCCTAGAGATTGTAAAAATTCAACAGAAGTGCCACCCTCACCTGGTGGCAAGTCAGGAACAATGGATGTTTAACACAGCAGGATTTGGCCATCAATAAACTCTCCCTATTCACTACACATTGAGATATTTACAAACAgtagaaaaggaaaacaacatcaGGAAAACAAATTCACAAAAAGCTTCTGTTAGAGTCGTCAGACTGAAGGAGACTATGTTagacataaaaatatgatttaagggTTATTTACAAGTTAATTACTATAATTTCTTCTTTCAGATGTCCCAGTGTTCCCAGTATTCCAGTTTTCTTGTTGGCTCTTCAGTGTGGAAGTCTTAAAGCAGCTTCTGGATAATAAAACAGAGGTGATGATTTCTTCCCTTTATGCATCTTCAGATGACTTCAGCAGTTCAAGAAAAGCACCAACAGCTCCAAAGTATCCctaaaaacaaatacacacacgtaAGTCTACTTAGAAACATGCCATTTGGCAGTGAAGACAAATTTGACATATTTTCACTGAACTACTGGCATAAAAAAAAGTGATCCTAAATTGCCATCAATGTCTGAAGGCCTGTTCACATCAAATCTATGATGATTTTGTGAGACAAACCTCTGACGGAAGGTCTATTTACACAGAGTctgtaaaaaatgaaattaaaaactaTTACACCCTTGTATAGTAGGCGGTGCTGTTGTTATACCAGTCTCCTGTCCGAACCCTTCAGCTGTTAGagattaatataataaatgctgttaaagctTTTATATGATTAATTTGTCATAACAGTTTCATTATATTCTTTCCATtatgttgatgcattttgaggagtatatCATGTGTTTTATGTGCAAATGAGATGAGTAAAGTGCTCTATATTCCAGACACCCGAACTcaacttctctttttataatgcATGGATAATATAGCACATGGTACAGTGATATAAATGcatgtggaataatgtacaataataataacaggttaaaataaatgatgatgcataaattaaaaataatataaaagaaaacactgcTCGCTGTCTCTTTTTTATTCcaattattgcaatactttgttatattgtCCTTGAAATAAAAATAGCAGTGTGGTTCAGCAGTTTGTTTGTCTAAAACATTGCCTTTAACAAATCTTTTTATTGGATATTTTACTATGAGCTTAGTGCAAACGAATTGCTGAACATTGCTGCTATTTTTAATGACATGAGAAAATACAGAGACAGTGATatacatgttaaataatgttcattaagacaaaaaataaataaaaatgaaccactctgcgtaaaaaataaaataaaaaaaaaaaccttcagatTGTTTGCGGACGATTTGTCAGACCCGCTGTAAATAACACCACCGGAATTCATCTTTACCATTCAAAAGCTTGTTCGAAACGAACATTCACACTGGGGAAAAAaacggatttggtgtgaacaggccaaaaaaagaaaaaaaagcaacatAAGATTAAAGGAATACTTTGTCTGACAATTTTACATTCTATCatgattttctcaccctcatgtagttgaAAATTTGCATGGCTTTCATTTCTATATAGAATGTACTGGTCGCTTGTGCCAAGGAGAGTTACGTCAAACGTCATTACTGAATCTGCGAATAACGACTGAAATTTTGGTCTGTTACTCACCTAAATGtatcagaaggcttggaatatggaccacttttatggtgcttttgcatcttTCTTGAAGAATTTATTGTAATTGTATATAAGAGAGTAACCACTCCATTCTTAAAGAATTCTCCTATTGCATTCcacaaagtcatatgggtttggatggacatgagggtgacaaaatgaaggcagaattttcatttttgggtgagctattcctttaaagtcagaATTGACAGAATTACCTCATGTTCCAGGAAGAGGGCCCTCAGCTGGCCCTTGGACCAAAAGTCCATAGCATAGGCAAGAAGCTTTGTTGACACTGTGTTTATACGAAGAAAGTTCCCCACAAAAACAACCCGTTCGATTTTCTAGAGGACAGAACAGAAACATAACTCAGTTATAACTCATCTTGACATTGAAATGCACCTAGGCAAGTTGATATCTGCAGTACTTATACTGTACCACCAGGGGGAGACATAACACGCAGAACACAcaacttttgtttctttttttgttttccatgaGTTGGAGATTAGGGGGTGCTTAAGGAGTGATCTGACAAATTCAAAAGCTTTTAGCATCAAAACCTTTAAACACACAAAAGTATTAACTAAAGCACTAAAAGCCCTCTCTTTAGTGGGTATTGTTTGGAGTTCCTGCTCTGATGGTGTTCTGTCCACCCTGAAAGCCCTGTACAATGCTGCTTGATCACCAGGTTACAAGGCAACACTGTAGAGAAGCCCAGAGCAGCCAGACAGACGCTCAAAGTTGCTGCTGACAGCATACATATAAACACAGTCAAAAACAACACACCTCATTGACAGCACACATGCGTGCGATGGAGCCGATATTGTTGGTGATGGTGATGAGTGTTGCTCTGGCCAGGTCCTCTTTAGAAATACTGTCCCTTTTCTCTTTGCTCATCATGTGACCAAAACTATAACAAAAATCACAGACACACAACACGTATTTATGTACCCAACAGACACTCCTGTACTGATCATAGTAAGAAAGAGACTGGTTTGTGTGCTTGTTGCATAATGATGTAGGGCTAGTTGCCTCAACGGTCTCATGCAACTCCTgctgaaatgtacaatatatttGCTGATTCCTGTTCAGTATGTATTAAATGACACATGTTCATAATGTAggggatttttagaagaatatttcatcacactgcaagtgaatggtgattaggcctttgaagctccaaaaagaagatACCcaagataaaggcagcataaaagaaattcaTCAGATTCCAGTGGTcaaataaatgtcttcagaagaaatttgATAAAAGATTGAAAGTaaaatgtgacagggcggaatGTGGGGCTAGGTCGTGATTCTatacacccggccccttatcaggctaatcaagcctccgagagagataaaggccaactgtggatggtggtgcgacagagagagagcatttatgggcagctgtccatcatatgtgtgtgtttgtgtcttttggtttaagttcttaattaaatataatttatattgtcaagccagttcttgcctcctcctatatatatatatatatatatacactgtaaattgatccgtttcttacccacacctataatatcacttctgaatgcactgataaaccactggagtcgtatggattacttttatgctttctcTATATGCTTTTGACCTCCAAGGTTCAGGTCTCCATTCGCTTGAATTGTGTGGACTtaaagagctgagatgttcttctaaaaatctttgtttgtgttcagcataagaatgtcatacacatctgggatggcatgagtgagtaaatgatgagagaaatttcatttttgggtgaactatccctttaaagctcaTGAGACTTAAACCATAGTAATTCATGGGTTGTTGTTAGTATGACAATTTGTAATTAAAGCTACACTTTATTAGTTTGCTGTAATTAGTGGTatttaatgaatgaataaatacattatttttattagaaaagtctgtgtaaacacaCAACTtgctaaaatatgttttgttccaATATGAAACGTTCAAATCATTTGGTAACAGACTACAGAGGACTgctttcttatttccaaatatttcttcctcaaaagtactaaaagaatcgttaatggaactgttaaggaaccagaatcgttaagaggaatcagaattGGAACCGGATTTGTAAAATTTCTTACGAACAACTTTATTCAAATTAAGATTAAGAGTTTTCCCTTCAGCTGATGTCCAACTAAACCTATGCAACTAACGACATTGCAATGATCAAAATAGCTAATGGGCggaaacaaaaatatatgtgaGAAAGGACAGGAATGGGATCTCACAAGTTTTGGGTCACATGGCAGGCCTGCACGGGAGTCCCTGAAAATACAACTGAGTAACATAGCATCATATTTCTTTCCTGGACCTCTGACACCTGACACCAACATACAAATACAGAGATCCTTTTATACCTTGAAGCCACCGCTGACCCCTGCAGCCCGAAGCGCTGGTAGTCTCCTCCATAGATGTCCTTTACCAGTTTGTCCACGTTGGTGCTGTCACCCTTACTGGCCATCTCAAGGGCCTCTTCGAAAGTCTCGCAACCCGTCAAAAGACAACACAGCCCCAAAAATGTCCCTCCGCCCAAACTATAAATAGaaaaagtgagtgagagagagagagagagagagagagagagagagagagagaaagagaaattagGGAGTCAAAACATGGTTACAGGCTAGCTCTAAAATGCACGCATGCACATTCATTCACATACAATTTGATCTTGAGACTGCAATTTAAACTGGGATGAAGATTCTTCGAATATGTTCCAAGGTTGCAAACAGACCAGCACACAAAAAGACACAGGCATGTGGTCATGGCAACACAAAGTATGGTCTATGGAGTAAACGGTGGGTTcttaaagacaaaaaacccaGTGTAGTGTGTGCTCGGGATGGGAGTCCTATTTAAGGTCCAAAGTTTTAGACACAAACATAACCCCAAGACTATTAAGGTCGATTATTACTTCTGCGTCGAACAAAACCGTAGGCTACACGTAGCTATGGCTGTTATAACATAGCCTACGCCATAGGCTGATGTGTACCTCTTCAAATATGTAACTGCGTCGACCCTACGCGACTGCAGCTGTGATTTGTGCACTTTGTAACCAGAGACcgcactttattgtcacactaccatgtacacaagtgcaacagtaggtgaaagtcttgtgtgcagttccgagcaacctAGCAGTCATGACTAATGATTaatgttcacatacttttaacttgtttttaatgctacaataatttaatagatacttttgaatccacaaattacattggtttgtttatttatgaatgtataattAGCATTTTGACTGTGTAGCCTACTCACATAATGACACAGACACTaatgcagaactataaatgcaaaccaacgcGTTGGCCACTATACGGAGCTTACTACTTAGGTtcgacgcagaagtataaattgGCCTTTAATACTATCTTCATGTTAATATTGGAAAGATTGTGAAAGCTACACAGATacccatgcacacacaaacacaaagaataTAAATGGTGAGGCTTTTTCCATTATTAATCATTAGGGATGCGCACTAGTACTCATTATGCACCAGCtagttaaatattaaaaaaattactcgaatatttaaaatgtatttttccttagACTGCTGTGGATAACACTGAATTAATAATATACTGCACTTTCCCACTGGATCACTAACCAAATCTCACAGTTACAACTGACTCCACTGAGTGCTGTGGATGTGTGTTGttgaggtgttggatgagagaaggAGACATAATGTCATATTTGTGTGCTTTTAAGCAAAGTCAAGTGTGGCAATGCTTGCAATATTTTGATTCTTACTGAATTTTACTATTGGTATTTCTAGTCCTGCATACCTTTTATTCTGATACAACCACATTTAAAATGCTCATCAGAAGACTGACAAGTGAGGTTCGCAACCCACTTCTTCTGTTCTTCACAGATTTATGATCTTCTAAATTTCTAAATAGCAAGACTCATCTTTCAAAGATGAAATGTCATAATCACATGAAAAATAAAGGCATTGTTTTTTATGCAGATGTCTAACCGCCTTTTGATTCGGTGTTGATTAAAGATGGACATTGCATGTGGCTAGTTAACAAATGGCAAAAAGTTAGGTCATATTTCACGTTGGCGTGAGAGATTAAGAGCTCCATGTCAGGAACAGATCAGGCCTTGACCAATTTTTGTTTCTCTTTCATATTAAAAAGCCAAATTCCTATTCCTGACACTCCTATTTTTTGGTTTCATTACATGGTGCACATTAAATGCAACTGTGTTCAGTTGTGCTGACCTTGTCCCGGTAACACGTTTGTAGTTGTCCTTGGAGTACACTGCCAGAATGCTGACGCCCGAGCCAATGTTGACCAGCAACATGGGGAATGGGTTTTCAAGACAACAGGGTCTCTTGGTGCAGTGCTCTGTGTCGGAGGGGTTCTCGAAGAAATAGCACTCAGGATGACCGTTAAAACCCACAGAGTCTATGTACAGCAGCCCCTGAATCAGGCAGTCCAACTCATCCAGCTTCAGTAACTCTAGGTCTGCCAtctacataaagaaataaaaataaaagcctcACATTTACACTTCATAACTTAAACCATTTTATCAATgacacatttataataataacaaataccaGGTCTAACCAAATTGAAATTTTGTTTTGGTCAATTTTAGTCTAATGCCATGTCCAAACCAGACACGACACGAAAAAATGCAAACAGGTCTCATAGAATTACGTTACGACACCAACATTTTTGAACATGGCTCATGTACATATCgaggcagttttctggtgaaataaacaatagagatgctacaacaacaatgacttcactgtcacacaaatcatgagtaaaacggcagattatctatcagttttcaccctgttcctcaaacaaaactatcttatgacataaaataaattcaaaaataatgtGACTCGTGAGgtaattcattttaatgtttgtatgacataacatctacatttacaagcttattccaatgtgattaagtTGGATATAGCATTACACTGGCTCTTCAGTGTAAATCTTTGTTGAAAGGTTTAACCAGCTGTGACCCTGAGAAACGACACGTATCAGGACATTTTGTTgattgcttggtttctatttctgtggaATAGCACCAGGTAGGCCACACCCAACACAAAATCTCAGTCCAACATCCCACTTTACACAGCTGtaaattaaacatgaaatatgttctgattggttgtttttgTGCAGCTTCGTGCAGCATATTCACTTTCAGCATTGACAAATTGCTTTTCGGTGGAAATGTAGAAATATTAAGCAAGGccttttttaatcaatatttatatttagtatCAATATTCCTCctattttgttatataaaaataatttgaaagcCAATGTGTGGTTTATCTCCTCACCGTTCTGAAGTCATTCTCAAACTTGTATGCCCCGCCCCCGGTGGCACAGAGCGTGGTGTGCAGGCTGGAGAAGTGCTTATCTCTACCCATCTGGATGAATCTGTGCATGGCAGCGGTGGGGAAGCGGATAAAGTGCAGGTTTCCCGTGCGACCGCAGATGGTCAGGTTGCGAATCTCCAGGTGCACATCACGGATACCGGTTTTGCCATAGGCTGTGTTGGAGGTAAGATACCAGCGTATGCTCTTCAGGTTCTCCAcctcctcctgctcctcctctgCTGTGATGTCTTTTGGCTCAAAGTAAACAAGCTTTACTAAAGTACCACCAATATCCATCCCAAACCATGGAAaggctggagagagagaaagagagagagtttggAGAAAGATTGATCAATATCACTGTGTAAATTGTGCTCTAAAGATAATCACAGTAGACAAACTGGATCAGCAGTCAGTGATAAAGTGTGTGCCATGGTGATATGCTGACACTGCCAGTACACACATACAAGGCATTATTGAATAAAAGTCCAGTTTGAGTTTGATTACTCTTTTGCTTAAAGTTAAAATTTGAGCCGATCATAGCAAACAGACTTCTCCAAAACCAGCAAAAAAATCCCTCAGTTTACTCAAAActgaatataaattttttattacgtccgtaatttttttttagaattaaaTAACTACATTTCTTATAGTGCATTTCCAAATGCAActgttaaaaaagtaaaaatgggGTTTGGCAagtaaataaattacttttatttacagAGAGTTACTCTGCAGTCCCCCAATAACTTAATTAAGAACTGCAACATTACATGCATTGAATTAAAATTATACAATTCAAGGACACTTCAGggtatttttctccaaaactccAAGTTGTGACATATGTGAAATACAGTTTTCCCTACATTAATAAAAATGACATTACAAGGAACAACATTTTAAATGGGTGTTTCATCGCAAACATTCAGGAAaacaaagctaaacaaaatcTATCATAAAAgggataatttataaaaaaaataaaaattctgtttcaCAGCCCG belongs to Xyrauchen texanus isolate HMW12.3.18 chromosome 16, RBS_HiC_50CHRs, whole genome shotgun sequence and includes:
- the LOC127656877 gene encoding pantothenate kinase 3-like isoform X1; translated protein: MDKAKSMMDQKGSSPCYTNGVHKQIRRQLSNGSCGPFSPTEGNYHHHQQQHDPQTNGSPAKRCRLWRRVESARKNRTPFPWFGMDIGGTLVKLVYFEPKDITAEEEQEEVENLKSIRWYLTSNTAYGKTGIRDVHLEIRNLTICGRTGNLHFIRFPTAAMHRFIQMGRDKHFSSLHTTLCATGGGAYKFENDFRTMADLELLKLDELDCLIQGLLYIDSVGFNGHPECYFFENPSDTEHCTKRPCCLENPFPMLLVNIGSGVSILAVYSKDNYKRVTGTSLGGGTFLGLCCLLTGCETFEEALEMASKGDSTNVDKLVKDIYGGDYQRFGLQGSAVASSFGHMMSKEKRDSISKEDLARATLITITNNIGSIARMCAVNEKIERVVFVGNFLRINTVSTKLLAYAMDFWSKGQLRALFLEHEGYFGAVGAFLELLKSSEDA
- the LOC127656877 gene encoding pantothenate kinase 1-like isoform X2 yields the protein MKLKCVRKPAFPWFGMDIGGTLVKLVYFEPKDITAEEEQEEVENLKSIRWYLTSNTAYGKTGIRDVHLEIRNLTICGRTGNLHFIRFPTAAMHRFIQMGRDKHFSSLHTTLCATGGGAYKFENDFRTMADLELLKLDELDCLIQGLLYIDSVGFNGHPECYFFENPSDTEHCTKRPCCLENPFPMLLVNIGSGVSILAVYSKDNYKRVTGTSLGGGTFLGLCCLLTGCETFEEALEMASKGDSTNVDKLVKDIYGGDYQRFGLQGSAVASSFGHMMSKEKRDSISKEDLARATLITITNNIGSIARMCAVNEKIERVVFVGNFLRINTVSTKLLAYAMDFWSKGQLRALFLEHEGYFGAVGAFLELLKSSEDA